From Pseudomonas sp. LS1212, the proteins below share one genomic window:
- the fur gene encoding ferric iron uptake transcriptional regulator, whose amino-acid sequence MVENSELRKVGLKVTLPRVKILQMLDSTEQRHMSAEDVYKALMEAGEDVGLATVYRVLTQFEAAGLVVRHNFDGGHAVFELADGGHHDHMVNVESGEVIEFFDSEIEKRQKEIVAEHGFDLVDHNLVLYVRKKK is encoded by the coding sequence ATGGTTGAAAATAGCGAACTACGAAAAGTCGGCCTCAAGGTGACCCTGCCTCGAGTCAAAATTCTACAGATGCTCGACTCGACCGAGCAGCGTCACATGAGTGCCGAGGATGTCTACAAGGCATTGATGGAAGCGGGTGAGGATGTAGGCCTGGCCACGGTTTACCGTGTTTTGACCCAGTTCGAAGCTGCCGGGTTGGTTGTGCGCCACAACTTCGATGGCGGCCATGCGGTCTTCGAATTGGCTGATGGCGGTCACCACGACCATATGGTCAACGTAGAGTCTGGTGAAGTCATCGAGTTCTTCGACAGCGAAATTGAAAAGCGTCAGAAAGAGATCGTCGCCGAACACGGCTTCGATCTGGTTGATCACAACCTGGTGCTGTACGTTCGCAAGAAGAAGTAA
- a CDS encoding outer membrane protein assembly factor BamE, translating into MQNTKHLLTSLTFVGLLALAGCSFPGVYKIDIQQGNVVTQDMIDQLRPGMTRKQVRFIMGNPLIADTFHTNRWDYLYSLQPGGGPRQQERMSVFFNDSDQLSGLSGDFMPGVSKDEAILGSETSTTVAPAETTPAQPEAKPEPEAPAKPGSLLDKIQREVDEVEVVPAPSQEPLETAPQ; encoded by the coding sequence ATGCAAAACACCAAGCACTTGCTAACCAGCCTCACTTTCGTGGGTCTGCTCGCACTCGCCGGTTGTTCCTTCCCCGGGGTTTACAAAATCGACATCCAGCAGGGCAATGTCGTCACGCAGGACATGATAGACCAATTACGCCCGGGAATGACCCGCAAGCAAGTACGGTTTATCATGGGTAACCCGCTGATCGCCGATACATTCCATACCAATCGCTGGGATTACCTGTACAGCCTGCAGCCAGGTGGCGGTCCGCGCCAGCAGGAACGCATGAGTGTGTTCTTTAATGATAGCGACCAATTGTCCGGCCTGTCGGGCGATTTCATGCCGGGTGTCAGCAAAGACGAAGCCATCCTCGGTAGCGAAACCAGCACGACGGTAGCCCCGGCAGAGACCACGCCTGCGCAGCCTGAAGCGAAACCCGAACCCGAAGCCCCGGCCAAGCCCGGCTCGCTGCTGGACAAGATCCAACGCGAAGTGGACGAGGTCGAAGTGGTTCCGGCCCCAAGCCAGGAACCGCTGGAAACTGCGCCGCAGTAA
- a CDS encoding (Fe-S)-binding protein: protein MSELFYNAVPNATRVAPPLPQPRQYPSEKPARVYLFGTCVVDLFYPEAGMDAIHLLEREGIAVQYPQGQSCCGQPAYTSGYTEQARQVARSQLALFAGDYPVVVPSGSCAGMLREHYADLFKDEPETLKQVQALAARTYELAEFLLNVCKVQFKDSGEPVKVALHTSCSARREMNTHLHGRALLAQLGNVERVEHSHESECCGFGGTFSVRMPDISGAMVADKTRALKESGAHQVLSADCGCLMNINGALEKQREALRGQHLASFLWQRTGGGQ, encoded by the coding sequence ATGAGCGAGCTTTTTTACAACGCCGTGCCCAACGCGACCCGCGTCGCACCGCCACTGCCCCAGCCACGCCAATACCCCAGCGAGAAACCTGCTCGGGTGTACCTGTTCGGCACCTGCGTAGTGGACCTGTTCTACCCCGAAGCGGGCATGGATGCGATTCACCTGCTCGAGCGCGAGGGTATTGCCGTCCAATACCCGCAAGGGCAAAGCTGCTGCGGGCAGCCGGCTTACACCAGCGGTTACACCGAGCAGGCGCGGCAAGTGGCAAGGTCACAGCTGGCGCTGTTCGCCGGGGATTATCCGGTCGTGGTGCCATCCGGCTCGTGCGCCGGGATGCTCCGAGAACACTATGCCGACTTGTTCAAGGACGAGCCGGAGACACTGAAACAGGTCCAGGCCCTCGCGGCCCGAACCTATGAGCTGGCCGAGTTCCTGCTCAACGTCTGCAAGGTGCAGTTCAAGGACAGCGGCGAGCCAGTCAAGGTGGCGCTGCATACCTCTTGCTCGGCACGACGGGAAATGAACACCCACTTGCATGGACGTGCGTTGTTGGCACAACTGGGCAATGTGGAGCGCGTTGAACACAGCCATGAAAGCGAATGCTGTGGCTTTGGTGGGACGTTCAGCGTCCGTATGCCTGATATCTCCGGGGCGATGGTCGCCGACAAGACCCGCGCACTGAAAGAATCCGGCGCGCATCAGGTTTTGAGCGCAGACTGTGGCTGCCTGATGAACATCAACGGGGCCCTTGAGAAACAGCGCGAAGCACTGCGCGGCCAACACCTGGCCAGCTTCCTCTGGCAGCGTACCGGGGGTGGGCAATGA
- the smpB gene encoding SsrA-binding protein SmpB — MAKQKKHPTGTIAQNKKARHDYFVEHKFEAGLVLAGWEVKSLRAGKAQLIDSYVLLKDGEAWLMGSHISPLTTASTHVIADPTRTRKLLLNRRELEKLFAAVQQKGYACVALSLYWSKHLIKCEIALGKGKKEYDKRHTERERDSDRELQRAVRSKGKDD, encoded by the coding sequence ATGGCTAAACAAAAGAAACACCCAACAGGGACCATCGCGCAAAACAAGAAAGCGCGACACGATTACTTCGTCGAACACAAGTTCGAGGCTGGTCTGGTCCTGGCCGGCTGGGAAGTAAAAAGTCTGCGTGCCGGCAAGGCACAGTTGATCGACAGCTACGTGCTGCTCAAGGATGGCGAGGCCTGGCTGATGGGTAGCCATATCTCCCCGCTGACCACGGCCAGTACCCACGTTATCGCCGACCCGACACGCACCCGCAAACTACTGCTCAACCGCCGCGAGCTGGAAAAGCTGTTCGCCGCGGTTCAGCAAAAAGGTTACGCCTGCGTCGCCTTGTCGCTTTACTGGAGCAAGCACTTGATCAAGTGCGAGATTGCTTTGGGCAAAGGCAAGAAGGAATACGACAAGCGCCATACCGAACGCGAGCGCGATTCCGATCGTGAGCTGCAGCGTGCGGTGCGTAGCAAGGGCAAGGACGACTGA
- a CDS encoding FCD domain-containing protein: MSFNQVRQRRLSDDIVERLEGMILEGTLKAGERLPAERVLAEQFGVSRPSLREAIQKLVAKGMLVSRQGGGNYVIESLGSTFSDPLLQLLENNPEAQRDLLEFRHTLEGSCAYYAALRATELDRERLKAAFDRLQDCYARADEVDRAEEGIADANFHLAIAEASHNAVLLHTIRGLFDLLKRNVVTNIGGMYKQRSETRDMLIGQHRELYLAIIEGRAQDAREVSSRHILYVQEVLEEAREEVQRMARAERRKGL, encoded by the coding sequence ATGAGTTTCAATCAGGTCCGCCAGCGCCGTTTGTCCGACGATATCGTCGAGCGGCTCGAGGGGATGATTCTTGAAGGGACGTTGAAGGCTGGCGAACGCTTGCCTGCTGAGCGGGTGCTCGCCGAACAGTTCGGGGTTTCACGCCCCTCCTTGCGCGAAGCGATCCAGAAGCTGGTCGCCAAGGGCATGCTGGTCAGCCGCCAGGGTGGTGGCAACTACGTGATCGAGTCGCTGGGCTCTACGTTCAGCGATCCCTTGCTGCAATTGCTGGAAAACAACCCTGAGGCCCAGCGCGACTTGCTCGAATTTCGCCACACCCTCGAAGGCTCCTGCGCCTACTACGCCGCCCTGCGCGCCACCGAACTGGATCGCGAGCGCCTCAAGGCGGCTTTCGACAGGTTGCAGGATTGCTATGCCCGAGCCGATGAAGTCGATCGGGCGGAAGAGGGTATCGCCGATGCCAATTTCCATCTGGCCATTGCCGAGGCCAGCCATAACGCTGTGCTGCTACATACGATCCGCGGGCTGTTCGACCTGCTCAAACGCAATGTGGTGACCAATATCGGCGGCATGTACAAACAGCGCAGCGAAACGCGCGACATGCTGATCGGGCAGCACCGCGAGCTTTACTTGGCGATCATCGAGGGGCGGGCGCAGGACGCGCGCGAGGTGTCCAGCCGGCACATTCTGTATGTGCAGGAGGTGCTGGAAGAGGCGCGCGAGGAAGTGCAGCGCATGGCGCGGGCGGAGCGGCGCAAGGGGTTGTAG
- a CDS encoding LutB/LldF family L-lactate oxidation iron-sulfur protein has product MSVQTLIPTVEVQEDFRARAHKALGDSQLRNNFRSAMDSLMTKRAVAFSDAHEREHLRALGNAIRARALSKLPDLLEQLEQNLTRNGVKVHWAETVDEANDLVLSIIRAHEARQVIKGKSMVSEEMEMNHVLAARGIECLESDMGEFIVQLDHEKPSHIIMPAIHKNAGQVASLFHDKLGVEYTRDVDQLIQIGRKVLRQKFFEADIGVSGVNFAVAETGTLLLVENEGNGRMSTTVPPVHIAVTGIEKVVENLRDVVPLVSLLTRSALGQPITTYVNMISGPRKADELDGPQEVHLVLLDNGRSQAFADSELRQTLNCIRCGACMNHCPVYTRIGGHAYGEVYPGPIGKIITPHMVGLAKVPDHPSASSLCGACGEVCPVKIPIPALLRRLREENVKAPDSPNQVMRGQGSKYSRKERFIWNAWARLNSSPTLYRLFGFFATRLRGLTPSNIGPWTQNHSAPKLAARSLHDLAREHLGKKGDQK; this is encoded by the coding sequence ATGAGCGTACAAACGCTGATTCCGACCGTCGAGGTACAGGAAGATTTTCGCGCCAGGGCCCATAAAGCCTTGGGCGATTCGCAACTGCGAAACAACTTTCGCAGTGCCATGGACTCGCTGATGACCAAGCGTGCCGTGGCCTTCAGCGATGCTCACGAACGCGAGCATTTGCGCGCTCTGGGTAATGCCATTCGCGCACGTGCTTTATCCAAGTTGCCCGACCTGCTCGAGCAACTGGAACAGAACCTGACCCGCAACGGTGTGAAAGTGCACTGGGCGGAAACGGTGGACGAGGCCAATGACCTCGTCCTCTCGATCATCCGGGCTCACGAGGCGCGGCAAGTGATCAAAGGCAAATCGATGGTCAGCGAAGAGATGGAAATGAACCATGTCCTCGCAGCTCGGGGTATTGAATGCCTTGAGTCGGACATGGGCGAGTTCATCGTTCAACTCGACCACGAGAAGCCCTCTCATATCATTATGCCGGCTATCCACAAGAACGCCGGTCAGGTCGCGTCCCTGTTCCACGACAAACTCGGCGTGGAGTACACCAGGGACGTCGACCAACTCATTCAGATCGGTCGCAAGGTCTTGCGGCAGAAGTTCTTCGAAGCGGACATCGGGGTTTCCGGGGTCAATTTCGCCGTGGCCGAAACCGGCACCCTGCTGTTGGTGGAAAACGAAGGCAACGGGCGTATGTCGACGACAGTGCCACCGGTGCATATCGCCGTGACCGGCATCGAGAAAGTCGTCGAGAACCTGCGCGATGTCGTCCCGCTGGTTTCCTTGCTGACCCGCTCGGCCCTCGGCCAGCCGATCACCACCTACGTCAACATGATCTCCGGCCCACGCAAGGCCGATGAGCTCGATGGCCCGCAGGAAGTGCACCTGGTGCTGCTCGACAACGGCCGCAGCCAGGCCTTCGCCGACAGCGAATTGCGCCAGACCCTCAATTGCATCCGCTGCGGCGCCTGCATGAACCACTGCCCGGTATACACCCGCATTGGCGGTCACGCCTATGGCGAGGTTTACCCGGGCCCGATCGGCAAGATCATCACCCCGCACATGGTCGGCCTGGCCAAGGTCCCGGACCACCCGAGCGCCTCCTCGTTGTGCGGCGCGTGTGGCGAAGTCTGCCCGGTGAAGATCCCGATCCCGGCGTTGTTGCGACGCCTGCGCGAAGAGAACGTCAAGGCCCCGGACAGTCCGAACCAAGTCATGCGTGGCCAAGGCAGCAAGTACTCGCGCAAGGAGCGTTTCATCTGGAATGCCTGGGCCCGCCTCAACAGTTCGCCGACCCTGTATCGGCTCTTCGGCTTTTTCGCCACGCGCCTGCGCGGCCTGACCCCGAGCAATATCGGCCCCTGGACACAGAATCATAGCGCCCCGAAACTTGCCGCCCGCTCGTTGCACGACCTGGCTCGCGAACATCTGGGCAAGAAGGGAGATCAAAAATGA
- a CDS encoding lactate permease LctP family transporter: MQTWQQLYSPLGSLGLSALAAVIPIVFFFLALAVFRLKGHVAGSITLALSILVAIFAFQMPADMAIAAAGYGFAYGLWPIAWIIVAAVFLYKLTVKSGQFEIIRSSVLSITDDQRLQVLLIGFCFGAFLEGAAGFGAPVAITAALLVGLGFNPLYAAGLCLIANTAPVAFGALGIPIIVAGQVTGIDAFKIGAMAGRQLPLLSMFVPFWLVFMMDGLRGVKETWPAAFVAGFSFAVTQYFTSNFIGPELPDITSALASLVSLTLFLKIWQPKRTPEIVANSVGAAAVKSTGGFGQQRTTPRSPYSLFQIIKAWSPFLILTVLVTIWTLKPFKALFAAGGSMYGWVFNFAIPHLDQMVIKVAPIVTAPTAIPAVFKLDPISATGTAIFFSALISMLVLKINLKTGLTTFKETFYELRWPILSIGMVLAFAFVTNYSGMSSTMALVLAGTGAAFPFFSPFLGWLGVFLTGSDTSSNALFSSLQATTGHQIGVSDTLLVAANTSGGVTGKMISPQSIAVACAATGLVGKESDLFRFTLKHSLFFATIVGLITLAQAYWFTGMLVH, encoded by the coding sequence ATGCAAACCTGGCAACAGCTCTATAGCCCGCTCGGCAGTCTCGGACTGTCCGCCCTGGCGGCAGTCATCCCCATCGTGTTCTTCTTCCTGGCCCTGGCCGTGTTCCGCCTCAAAGGTCACGTCGCCGGAAGCATCACCCTGGCGCTGTCCATCCTGGTTGCGATCTTCGCCTTCCAGATGCCGGCCGACATGGCAATCGCTGCCGCAGGCTATGGATTTGCCTATGGTCTCTGGCCGATCGCATGGATCATCGTCGCAGCGGTGTTCCTCTACAAACTCACCGTCAAGAGCGGCCAGTTCGAGATCATTCGCAGCTCGGTCCTGTCGATCACCGACGACCAGCGCCTGCAGGTCCTGCTGATCGGCTTCTGCTTCGGTGCATTTCTCGAGGGCGCTGCTGGCTTCGGTGCGCCGGTAGCCATCACCGCCGCCCTGCTGGTGGGCCTGGGCTTCAACCCTTTGTACGCGGCAGGCCTGTGCCTGATCGCCAACACTGCGCCAGTGGCGTTCGGCGCCCTGGGCATCCCGATCATCGTCGCCGGCCAGGTAACCGGTATCGACGCGTTCAAGATCGGCGCCATGGCCGGTCGCCAGTTGCCCTTGCTGTCGATGTTCGTTCCGTTCTGGCTGGTGTTCATGATGGACGGCCTGCGCGGCGTCAAGGAAACCTGGCCAGCAGCTTTCGTGGCCGGTTTCAGCTTCGCCGTGACCCAGTACTTCACCTCCAACTTCATTGGCCCGGAACTGCCGGACATCACCTCGGCCCTGGCCAGCCTGGTGAGCCTGACCCTGTTCCTGAAAATCTGGCAGCCCAAGCGTACCCCTGAAATCGTTGCCAACAGCGTCGGCGCTGCAGCAGTGAAGAGCACCGGCGGCTTCGGCCAGCAGCGCACCACCCCGCGTTCGCCTTACAGCCTGTTCCAGATTATCAAGGCCTGGTCACCATTCCTGATTCTCACCGTGCTGGTCACCATCTGGACCCTCAAGCCCTTCAAGGCCCTGTTCGCCGCTGGCGGCTCGATGTATGGCTGGGTGTTCAACTTCGCGATCCCGCACCTGGACCAAATGGTGATCAAGGTCGCTCCGATCGTAACCGCGCCAACGGCCATTCCCGCCGTGTTCAAGCTCGACCCGATCTCGGCGACCGGTACCGCGATTTTCTTCTCGGCGCTGATCTCGATGCTGGTACTGAAGATCAACCTTAAAACTGGTCTTACCACTTTTAAGGAGACCTTCTATGAGCTGCGCTGGCCGATCCTGTCCATCGGCATGGTGCTGGCCTTCGCGTTCGTCACCAACTACTCGGGCATGTCTTCGACCATGGCGCTGGTGCTGGCCGGTACGGGCGCAGCGTTCCCGTTCTTCTCGCCGTTCCTCGGCTGGCTGGGCGTGTTCCTGACCGGTTCGGACACATCGTCCAACGCCCTGTTCAGCTCGTTGCAGGCCACCACCGGCCATCAGATCGGCGTCAGCGACACCTTGCTGGTTGCAGCCAATACCAGCGGCGGCGTGACCGGCAAGATGATCTCCCCGCAATCGATCGCCGTCGCTTGTGCGGCAACCGGGCTGGTCGGCAAGGAATCCGATCTGTTCCGCTTCACCCTCAAGCACAGCCTATTCTTTGCCACCATCGTCGGCCTGATCACCCTGGCGCAGGCGTACTGGTTCACCGGGATGCTGGTGCATTGA
- the recN gene encoding DNA repair protein RecN, whose protein sequence is MLVHLSVHNYAIVEHLDLELARGMSVITGETGAGKSIMLDALGLTLGDRADSGVVRPGADKADILATFDLGDIPEARAWLAERDLDNDGPCILRRVITAEGRSRGYINGSPCPLGDLKALGELLIDIHSQHEHQSLLKTDTHRRLLDEYAGATDLARQVQLAAQRWRLTRLELDRLSNSGDEQRARHQLLSYQLEELENLGLGENELEQLEQEHKNLTNAEALFGICRLVIDHCSENDSGNVLSALTVSLNRLTAVHNAPGALGEAANLISSAQIQVEEAVGELNRFLDHFDADPARLQQLEERLDTIYTLARKHRIHPTEVASLQQKLLDEIETLNANDESIERLADELAAYARHYQEIARELSGLRQQAATQLAAAVEVEIQRLGMPGGRFSIELHPNSGNELLPNGLEQVELLVSANPGQPLKALAKVASGGELSRISLAIQVITAQTSRVPTLVFDEVDVGIGGPTAEIVGQLLRRLGERGQVLTVTHLPQVAAQGHHHLFVHKVRGSDATRTAVSSLGKNERVEEVARMLGGIDLTKESLAHAKKMVVTAKTG, encoded by the coding sequence ATGCTGGTGCACCTGTCCGTACACAATTACGCCATCGTCGAACACCTCGACCTCGAACTTGCTCGCGGAATGAGCGTCATCACCGGTGAAACCGGTGCGGGCAAATCCATCATGCTCGACGCCCTCGGCCTGACCCTCGGTGACCGCGCCGACAGTGGCGTGGTGCGCCCCGGCGCGGACAAGGCCGACATCCTCGCAACCTTCGACCTGGGCGACATACCCGAGGCCCGGGCCTGGCTGGCCGAGCGCGACCTGGACAACGACGGCCCGTGCATATTGCGCCGGGTCATCACCGCCGAGGGGCGCTCGCGCGGCTATATCAACGGCTCGCCCTGCCCGCTGGGCGACCTGAAGGCGCTCGGTGAGCTGCTGATCGATATTCACAGCCAGCATGAACACCAATCCCTGCTCAAGACCGACACCCATCGCCGCCTGCTCGACGAATATGCCGGGGCGACCGACCTTGCCCGCCAGGTGCAGCTGGCTGCACAGCGCTGGCGCCTGACACGCCTGGAGCTGGACCGCCTGTCCAACTCCGGTGACGAACAGCGGGCCCGCCATCAGTTGCTCAGCTATCAGCTTGAAGAGCTGGAAAACCTCGGGCTCGGCGAGAATGAACTGGAACAACTGGAGCAGGAACACAAGAACCTGACCAATGCCGAAGCCTTGTTCGGTATTTGCCGGCTAGTCATCGATCATTGCAGCGAGAACGACTCAGGCAACGTGCTGAGCGCCCTGACAGTCAGCCTCAACCGGCTCACCGCCGTGCATAACGCACCCGGAGCCCTGGGCGAGGCAGCCAACCTGATCTCCAGCGCACAGATCCAGGTAGAAGAGGCAGTCGGTGAACTCAACCGTTTCCTCGACCACTTCGACGCAGACCCGGCACGCCTGCAGCAGCTCGAAGAGCGGCTGGACACCATTTATACCCTGGCGCGCAAACACCGCATTCACCCCACCGAAGTGGCCAGCCTGCAACAGAAGCTGCTGGATGAAATCGAAACCCTGAATGCCAATGACGAGTCCATCGAGCGCCTGGCTGACGAGCTTGCAGCCTATGCTCGCCACTATCAGGAAATAGCCCGCGAACTCAGTGGGCTGCGCCAACAAGCGGCAACCCAGCTTGCCGCGGCCGTGGAGGTGGAAATCCAGCGCCTGGGCATGCCGGGCGGGCGCTTCAGCATTGAACTGCACCCCAACAGCGGCAACGAATTGCTCCCCAATGGCCTGGAACAGGTCGAACTACTGGTCAGCGCCAATCCTGGGCAACCGCTCAAGGCCCTGGCCAAGGTTGCATCCGGCGGCGAGCTGTCACGCATCAGCCTGGCGATCCAGGTCATCACCGCGCAAACCTCACGCGTGCCAACACTGGTATTCGATGAAGTGGACGTGGGTATTGGCGGGCCGACGGCAGAGATCGTCGGCCAGTTGTTGCGCCGGCTCGGGGAGCGCGGCCAGGTGTTGACGGTCACGCACTTGCCCCAGGTAGCCGCCCAGGGCCACCACCATCTGTTCGTGCACAAGGTCCGCGGCAGCGATGCTACCCGCACCGCTGTTTCCAGCCTGGGCAAGAACGAACGGGTCGAGGAAGTGGCGCGAATGCTCGGCGGCATCGATCTGACCAAGGAATCCCTGGCCCACGCCAAAAAGATGGTCGTTACTGCAAAAACCGGCTGA
- a CDS encoding lactate utilization protein C gives MSAKQNILGKLRKSLSGTTPLADNFDEALVTEPWSYPPSQRITQLRKLMEAVHTEIHLSTGQDWPQLLAQLLRERQLPSLLIAPGTPHGQRVTEYWQQHSGLPTLKAYDRPVEEWKAELFNDTPASLTATLGAIAATGSLIVWPTPQEPRLMSLVPPVHFALLKASEIQDNFYQVQQQHKWAQGMPTNALLISGPSKTADIEQVLAYGAHGPKDLVVLILEDQ, from the coding sequence ATGAGTGCCAAACAGAATATCCTCGGTAAGCTCCGCAAGAGCCTCAGTGGCACCACCCCGCTGGCCGACAATTTTGACGAAGCGCTGGTGACCGAACCCTGGAGCTACCCGCCTTCGCAGCGCATTACGCAACTGCGCAAACTGATGGAAGCGGTGCATACCGAGATCCACCTGAGCACCGGCCAGGACTGGCCCCAGTTGCTCGCGCAACTGCTGCGCGAGCGCCAATTGCCCAGCCTGTTGATTGCCCCGGGCACGCCTCACGGCCAGCGCGTCACCGAGTATTGGCAGCAGCATTCTGGCCTGCCCACGCTCAAGGCCTATGACCGCCCCGTGGAAGAATGGAAAGCCGAACTGTTCAACGACACCCCGGCCAGCCTGACCGCAACCCTCGGTGCGATCGCCGCCACCGGCAGCCTGATCGTCTGGCCGACCCCGCAGGAACCGCGATTGATGAGCCTGGTGCCGCCCGTGCATTTCGCCTTGCTCAAGGCCAGTGAAATCCAGGACAACTTCTATCAGGTTCAGCAACAGCACAAATGGGCGCAAGGTATGCCAACCAATGCCCTGCTGATATCCGGCCCCTCCAAGACCGCCGATATCGAACAGGTTCTGGCCTATGGCGCGCACGGGCCCAAAGACCTGGTGGTGCTGATCCTGGAGGACCAATGA
- a CDS encoding type II toxin-antitoxin system RatA family toxin, translated as MTTHIQRSALLPYPAQALYDLVNDVARYPEFLPWCSSTKVLEASGEHMRASLAVAKGGLSQQFVTRNTLVPGNSIEMHLEEGPFSQLHGLWIFKPLGEKACKISLDLSFDYAGPLVRATLGPLFNQAANTLVDAFCQRAKQLHG; from the coding sequence ATGACAACGCATATTCAACGTTCGGCCTTGCTGCCTTACCCTGCTCAGGCACTCTATGACCTGGTCAACGACGTCGCTCGCTATCCGGAGTTTTTGCCATGGTGTTCTTCCACCAAGGTGCTCGAGGCCAGCGGCGAGCATATGCGCGCCAGCCTGGCGGTGGCGAAGGGCGGCCTCAGCCAGCAATTCGTGACACGTAATACGCTGGTTCCCGGGAACTCCATCGAAATGCATCTGGAGGAGGGGCCGTTCAGCCAGCTGCACGGCCTCTGGATATTCAAGCCCCTGGGGGAAAAGGCCTGCAAGATCAGTCTGGATCTGTCGTTCGACTATGCCGGGCCATTGGTTCGGGCCACCCTGGGGCCATTGTTCAATCAGGCGGCCAATACCCTGGTCGACGCTTTTTGCCAGCGAGCCAAGCAACTGCATGGCTGA
- a CDS encoding RnfH family protein: protein MAESFIEVEVVFAAVDRQLLLKVSVPVGTTLREAVRMSGMAGQFPQWNLDECPVGIFGRVVAEPQAHVVQAGERIELYRPLLVDPKEVRKLRAAKAAKAKAAKL, encoded by the coding sequence ATGGCTGAGTCATTCATCGAGGTCGAGGTGGTCTTCGCAGCAGTCGATCGGCAATTGTTGCTGAAGGTGTCTGTGCCTGTCGGAACCACCCTGCGCGAAGCCGTCAGGATGTCCGGCATGGCTGGGCAGTTTCCGCAATGGAACCTGGACGAGTGCCCGGTGGGAATATTTGGTCGAGTGGTTGCCGAGCCGCAGGCTCATGTCGTTCAAGCGGGCGAGCGGATCGAGCTGTATCGACCGCTGCTCGTCGACCCCAAGGAGGTGCGCAAGTTGCGCGCCGCCAAGGCGGCCAAGGCCAAAGCCGCCAAGCTTTGA
- the grpE gene encoding nucleotide exchange factor GrpE — MADEQTLDTQNPDANEAAETTGGDDLVTRVQVLEEQLAAAKDQALRVAADLQNVRRRAEQDVEKAHKFALEKFAGDLLPVIDSLERGLELSNPDDENIRPMREGIELTLKMFQDTLKRYNLEALDPHGEPFNAEHHQAMAMQESAEVEPNSVLKVFQKGYQLNGRLLRPAMVVVSKAPAPVSPSIDEKA; from the coding sequence ATGGCTGACGAACAGACTCTGGATACGCAGAATCCTGACGCTAATGAGGCTGCCGAAACCACTGGCGGTGACGACCTGGTCACGCGCGTACAAGTGCTCGAAGAACAGCTGGCGGCCGCAAAGGACCAAGCCTTGCGTGTAGCGGCTGATTTGCAGAACGTCCGCCGCCGTGCCGAGCAGGATGTCGAGAAAGCGCACAAGTTCGCTCTGGAAAAGTTCGCCGGCGACCTGCTGCCGGTCATTGACAGCCTCGAGCGCGGCCTGGAGCTGTCCAACCCGGACGACGAAAACATTCGCCCGATGCGCGAAGGCATCGAGCTTACCTTGAAGATGTTCCAGGACACTCTCAAGCGTTACAACCTCGAAGCACTGGATCCGCACGGTGAACCGTTCAACGCCGAACACCACCAGGCGATGGCCATGCAGGAAAGTGCCGAAGTCGAGCCCAACAGCGTGCTCAAGGTTTTCCAGAAGGGCTATCAGCTCAATGGTCGCCTGCTGCGCCCGGCCATGGTCGTGGTCAGCAAGGCTCCGGCGCCGGTTTCGCCTTCGATCGACGAGAAGGCTTGA